A stretch of Thermoleophilia bacterium DNA encodes these proteins:
- a CDS encoding 30S ribosomal protein S20, with protein MDRARRHRDGAPRFLSPSRPRRRVGHPLLRYPADLQESGDPRVANIKQQKKRNRRSLKQRDTNIRYRSTVRSGMKRLASAVTDGQPITPEQAAAMVKTIDRAAARGALHANTAARRKARVARLVTRAV; from the coding sequence ATCGACCGAGCCCGGCGCCACCGCGACGGCGCGCCCCGTTTCCTGTCTCCGTCACGCCCGCGGCGTCGCGTCGGTCATCCGTTGCTACGATACCCGGCCGACCTACAGGAATCGGGAGACCCACGCGTGGCAAACATCAAGCAGCAGAAGAAGCGTAACCGTCGTTCGCTCAAACAGCGCGACACCAACATCCGTTACCGCTCGACTGTGCGGTCGGGCATGAAGCGCCTCGCATCGGCCGTCACCGACGGTCAGCCCATCACCCCGGAGCAGGCCGCTGCGATGGTCAAGACCATCGACCGTGCCGCCGCACGCGGTGCGCTGCACGCCAACACCGCCGCCCGCCGCAAGGCGCGCGTCGCACGCTTGGTTACCCGAGCCGTCTGA
- the murJ gene encoding murein biosynthesis integral membrane protein MurJ yields MPRVGLPIPVGRPGIVATDDRRDAAGVTETGNGARRRGGAGLGRSTALFSVWTAVSRVAGLIREVVAAALFGTQGAINAFVIAFQVPNLLRSLVADSAISAAMVPIYTQLQEEGRHKDANRLVGALASVVTLGLATITLGAIVVAPWMMPLFAPGLGAGLKDQVVTLAQIMFPIVPLLGLTGIVAGVLQAEGRFTPTAFVPVLWNAVIIVALAVFAPFAPADSRIWIYAVGILVGTLAQLLYLVPQLRGLGPFPISLGFANRSVRRVLVLMLPVTVGLGLININAVVDGIFATLVNEQAVRGIDAAFRLYILPQGVFSVAISTVLYPTISRMAANRDMPGLRDSVGSGMRQIFFLLLPASAFLMVLATPVVRLVYERGAFDAYSTLITSEALFYFTIGLVFNGASLLLIRAFFSLQRPWIPTAIAGGGVLLNVALNAILYRPLGVGGIPLSTAITSLVTFALLTYFLSDRTGGINLRHVGEGFVQALVAAAFSGLLAWLVWRVLDGWLGGSFPAQVVAVGAAGTAMIVALIAASRAMNMPEITALGRVLSSRRGLR; encoded by the coding sequence TTGCCACGCGTGGGTCTCCCGATTCCTGTAGGTCGGCCGGGTATCGTAGCAACGGATGACCGACGCGACGCCGCGGGCGTGACGGAGACAGGAAACGGGGCGCGCCGTCGCGGTGGCGCCGGGCTCGGTCGATCCACGGCGCTCTTCTCGGTCTGGACGGCGGTGAGCCGTGTCGCGGGCCTGATCCGCGAGGTCGTGGCGGCGGCGCTGTTCGGGACTCAGGGCGCCATCAACGCCTTTGTCATTGCATTCCAGGTGCCCAACCTCCTGCGGAGTTTGGTGGCCGACTCGGCCATCTCGGCGGCCATGGTGCCCATCTATACGCAACTCCAGGAGGAGGGGCGCCACAAGGACGCCAACCGCCTCGTGGGGGCGCTCGCGAGCGTGGTCACGCTGGGTCTCGCGACGATCACGCTTGGGGCCATCGTCGTTGCCCCGTGGATGATGCCCCTGTTTGCGCCCGGGTTGGGTGCGGGGCTCAAGGACCAAGTGGTCACCCTCGCGCAGATCATGTTCCCGATCGTGCCCCTGCTGGGGCTCACCGGGATCGTGGCTGGGGTCCTGCAGGCCGAGGGGCGTTTCACGCCCACGGCGTTCGTGCCCGTGTTGTGGAACGCGGTCATCATCGTGGCGCTTGCGGTGTTCGCTCCCTTCGCCCCGGCGGACAGTCGTATCTGGATCTACGCGGTGGGCATCCTCGTGGGCACCCTGGCGCAGTTGCTGTACCTCGTGCCGCAACTGCGAGGCCTCGGGCCGTTCCCCATCTCGCTGGGGTTCGCCAACCGCTCAGTGCGCCGCGTGCTCGTGCTGATGCTGCCGGTCACGGTGGGGCTGGGGCTCATCAACATCAACGCGGTGGTGGACGGCATCTTCGCGACGTTGGTGAACGAGCAGGCCGTCCGTGGCATCGATGCCGCGTTCCGTCTGTACATCCTTCCGCAGGGGGTGTTCAGCGTCGCGATCTCCACGGTCCTGTATCCCACGATCTCCCGGATGGCGGCCAATCGCGACATGCCCGGGCTGCGCGATTCGGTGGGTTCGGGCATGCGGCAGATCTTCTTCTTGCTGCTGCCCGCATCGGCGTTCCTCATGGTGCTGGCCACGCCGGTCGTCCGGCTGGTGTACGAGCGCGGGGCGTTCGACGCGTACTCCACCCTCATTACGTCGGAGGCGCTGTTCTATTTCACCATCGGCCTGGTGTTCAACGGTGCGAGCCTGCTGCTCATCCGTGCCTTTTTCAGCTTGCAGCGCCCGTGGATCCCCACCGCGATCGCCGGTGGTGGCGTGCTCTTGAACGTTGCCCTCAATGCAATCCTCTACCGGCCGCTCGGGGTGGGTGGAATCCCGCTCTCCACGGCCATCACGAGCCTCGTGACCTTTGCGCTCCTGACGTACTTCCTCAGTGACCGCACGGGGGGAATCAACCTCCGGCACGTCGGCGAGGGGTTTGTGCAGGCCCTCGTGGCGGCCGCGTTCTCGGGGCTGCTCGCCTGGTTGGTGTGGCGTGTGCTCGACGGCTGGCTCGGCGGGTCGTTTCCCGCCCAAGTCGTCGCGGTGGGTGCGGCGGGCACCGCCATGATCGTCGCGCTCATCGCCGCCAGCCGTGCGATGAACATGCCGGAGATCACCGCGCTCGGCAGGGTCCTGAGTAGCCGTCGCGGACTGCGATAG